From Pseudonocardia autotrophica, one genomic window encodes:
- a CDS encoding uracil-DNA glycosylase, producing MNLALLDRQISECRACPRLVEWREQVAAEKRAAFRGQTYWGRPVPGFGPADAAMLIVGLAPAAHGANRTGRMFTGDRSGDVLYAAMHAVGLASQPTATHAGDGLELYGVRITAPVHCAPPANKPTPAERDTCRTWLEQELDLLAPTVRSIMVLGGFGWQALLPVLAGAGWEIPRPRPRFGHGASVTLRPAGPRRAPLELFGCYHVSQQNTFTGRLTPDMLERVLADAARAGGLSPAAR from the coding sequence ATGAACCTGGCGCTGCTGGACCGGCAGATCTCCGAGTGCCGGGCCTGCCCGCGCCTGGTCGAATGGCGCGAGCAGGTGGCCGCGGAGAAGCGGGCCGCGTTCCGCGGGCAGACCTACTGGGGCCGCCCGGTGCCCGGGTTCGGCCCGGCCGACGCGGCGATGCTGATCGTCGGGCTCGCGCCGGCCGCGCACGGCGCCAACCGCACCGGCCGGATGTTCACCGGTGACCGCAGTGGCGACGTGCTCTACGCCGCGATGCACGCGGTCGGCCTGGCCTCGCAGCCCACCGCGACGCATGCGGGCGACGGGTTGGAACTGTACGGCGTCCGGATCACCGCGCCGGTGCACTGCGCGCCGCCGGCGAACAAGCCGACCCCCGCCGAACGCGACACCTGCCGGACCTGGCTGGAACAGGAGCTGGACCTGCTCGCACCGACCGTCCGGTCGATCATGGTGCTGGGTGGTTTCGGCTGGCAGGCGCTGTTGCCGGTGCTCGCCGGCGCCGGCTGGGAGATCCCGCGCCCGCGGCCGCGGTTCGGCCACGGGGCGTCGGTGACGCTGCGGCCCGCCGGTCCGCGGCGCGCGCCGCTGGAGCTGTTCGGCTGCTACCACGTGAGCCAGCAGAACACCTTCACCGGACGCCTGACCCCGGACATGCTGGAGCGGGTGCTGGCCGACGCAGCCCGGGCCGGTGGGCTCTCGCCCGCAGCGCGCTAG